One stretch of Candidatus Omnitrophota bacterium DNA includes these proteins:
- the lepB gene encoding signal peptidase I: MQKEKVKSQVREWVESIVIALAIAIVIQTFLVQAFKIPSGSMIPTFNIGDRIFVNKFLYSARVPFVNWKLPILDIKEPKRGDIIVFVSPEDPKKDFVKRLIAFGGEKVEIKDGKILINGRALEEQYLKDVYYYNAGDYGREGKTIIVPPNSYFALGDNSANSRDSRYWGFVPRKNLVGKAVVVYWPLNRMKLVR; this comes from the coding sequence ATGCAAAAAGAAAAGGTGAAATCACAAGTGAGAGAATGGGTAGAGTCGATCGTAATAGCGCTTGCTATAGCGATAGTCATTCAGACATTTTTGGTACAGGCGTTTAAGATACCGTCGGGCTCTATGATACCGACTTTTAATATCGGCGACAGGATATTCGTCAATAAGTTCCTTTATAGCGCGAGAGTCCCGTTCGTGAACTGGAAGCTCCCGATCCTCGATATAAAAGAGCCGAAACGCGGCGATATAATAGTCTTCGTCTCGCCTGAGGACCCGAAGAAAGATTTTGTCAAGCGCCTTATCGCCTTCGGCGGCGAGAAAGTCGAGATAAAGGACGGCAAGATCCTGATTAACGGCCGGGCGCTCGAAGAGCAGTACCTAAAAGACGTTTATTACTATAATGCGGGCGATTACGGCCGGGAGGGCAAGACTATAATAGTGCCGCCAAATTCGTATTTCGCGCTCGGCGATAATAGCGCCAATTCACGGGACTCCCGGTATTGGGGATTTGTCCCGAGAAAAAATCTTGTGGGTAAGGCAGTCGTGGTATATTGGCCTTTGAATAGAATGAAATTGGTGAGGTAG
- a CDS encoding CDP-alcohol phosphatidyltransferase family protein, with translation MGQVTLANKISIIRIILIPFFITAVAYSRLDLALLVFAIAVISDGADGFIARALRQQTQLGTILDPIADKLLLTSAYICLSIVGNIPQHLRMPPYVPIIVISRDVIIAIGSIVIYVVRGDIKISPSIIGKVTTFFQMMTIVCILAQFNYSFIVWNITIFLTIASGLDYVMKGSKLLSENNMLKKAG, from the coding sequence ATGGGCCAGGTTACATTAGCGAATAAAATATCTATAATCAGGATCATACTGATACCGTTCTTTATAACGGCTGTCGCCTATTCGAGACTGGATCTTGCGCTCCTTGTCTTCGCTATCGCGGTTATCTCGGACGGAGCCGATGGGTTCATTGCGCGGGCTTTAAGACAGCAGACACAGCTTGGCACGATCCTGGATCCAATTGCAGATAAGCTGCTCCTGACAAGCGCATATATATGTCTTTCCATAGTTGGCAATATTCCTCAGCATCTCAGGATGCCACCATATGTTCCTATAATAGTGATATCGAGGGATGTCATAATAGCGATCGGTTCGATAGTGATATATGTGGTAAGGGGCGATATTAAGATCTCCCCCAGTATTATTGGAAAAGTAACGACATTTTTTCAGATGATGACGATAGTCTGCATTCTTGCACAATTCAACTACTCCTTCATTGTATGGAACATCACGATCTTCTTGACCATAGCATCTGGTCTCGATTATGTAATGAAAGGCAGTAAACTATTAAGCGAAAATAATATGCTTAAGAAAGCGGGGTAG
- the plsY gene encoding glycerol-3-phosphate 1-O-acyltransferase PlsY: protein MNPIFALAGSVILAYLIGSFPTSFILARMLKGIDIRQVGSKNSGATNVLRSVGKLPALITLIIDILKGTIVVTLVANYFYSLNINIEYDAYRGIMGLAVVCGHIWSVFLKFSGGKGVATTLGVAIGLTPFALIPSALIWFLVFYITNFVSLASIMALLLFPAVACILKYSLYTILSSVVICSLSIYKHSDNIRRLVRGEENKTHIFKKRSA, encoded by the coding sequence ATGAATCCCATATTTGCGCTTGCAGGCTCGGTGATTCTGGCCTATTTAATCGGATCATTTCCTACGAGTTTTATACTTGCCAGGATGCTGAAAGGCATAGACATAAGGCAGGTGGGCTCTAAGAACTCCGGCGCCACGAATGTTTTAAGGTCAGTAGGAAAGCTTCCGGCGCTTATTACGCTTATCATTGATATTCTGAAAGGAACAATAGTAGTAACTCTCGTCGCGAACTATTTCTATTCGCTTAACATAAATATCGAATACGACGCATATAGAGGGATTATGGGCCTTGCGGTAGTATGCGGCCATATTTGGTCCGTATTTCTGAAGTTCAGTGGTGGCAAAGGCGTTGCAACTACGCTCGGAGTTGCTATAGGACTAACTCCTTTCGCCCTGATACCATCCGCGCTTATATGGTTCCTCGTTTTTTACATCACAAATTTCGTTTCTCTCGCCTCAATCATGGCACTCTTGCTTTTTCCCGCAGTCGCATGCATTCTGAAATATTCTTTATACACCATACTCTCGAGTGTAGTCATATGCAGCCTCTCCATTTACAAACATAGCGACAATATCAGAAGACTTGTTAGGGGAGAAGAGAACAAGACCCACATCTTCAAAAAAAGATCCGCATAA